One genomic window of Aethina tumida isolate Nest 87 chromosome 3, icAetTumi1.1, whole genome shotgun sequence includes the following:
- the LOC109609054 gene encoding acireductone dioxygenase has product MVRAWVLNSEIEDPKEMNLTLPPQYVSLDDLQACCGIEFFEIHSEVDENLDRLKKDRGVVTSMNIKSLVGFELKSLFVEHLLNDDVYYLTLQGSGYLDIRDNNDQWIRIEVVKGDMIGIKKNSFRRFTVDHNEKHEGKMYMKDDKIRCFIRPQISAERQ; this is encoded by the exons ATGGTTCGTGCGTGGGTTTTAAACAGTGAAATTGAAGATCCTAAAGAAATGAATTTAACTTTACCTCCACAGTATGTGTCGTTGGATGATCTGCAGGCATGTTGCGGAATTGAGTTCTTTGAA ATCCATAGTGAAGTCGATGAAAATTTGGATCGGTTGAAGAAAGACAGAGGTGTAGTCACTAGTATGaacattaaaagtttagtaggtttcgaattaaaaagtttatttgtcGAACACCTACTGAATGATGATGTGTATTACTTGACTCTTCAAGGAAGCGGATATTTAGACATCAGAGATAATAATGATCAATGGATAAGAATTGAAGTTGTTAAAGGTGACATGATTGgcataaagaaaaattcatttcgaAGATTCACTGTTGATCATAAT gaaAAACACGAGGGAAAAATGTATATGAAAGACGATAAAATAAGATGTTTCATAAGGCCACAAATAAGTGCTGAACGacagtaa
- the LOC109609053 gene encoding zinc finger protein OZF isoform X1, with product MDIKNIRMDLCRLCQNRFGIYSIIDDEDILIRIQNYLNIHVNDDVSHLLPNTICSVCKTELQNIQTFIQNIQEVDQILHKLALNSNTFEESDNTSDCTNFNNSLKCEKCSAIFQDTNLFNEHIKSHFNTSQYNCPMCLKSFTKQANFICHKKKHSEIYCHQCDSFFENKIDCDVHVCQNKSDYEVSEKVSTMKYEYECEICKKKFSKRSYLQAHTNTHKNQFPCKRKDCSVICSTSYALKIHETDHEGSKPFLCVTCGKSFQTKNLLNCHEKTHLTIKDYVCKPCNLQFSARSNLRCHEKSHHLGIKFYCSKCTKCFTSKNTLERHEKIHTGVKEFNCDHCKASFYTKKELLKHQKYHEGIRNYQCTECYKSFFEKHHLIIHQRIHTGERPFVCQITGCDKSFMDNQKLKRHLKAKHFT from the exons AtggatatcaaaaatataagaatggATTTATGCAGGCTGTGTCAAAACAGATTCGGcatatattccataattgACGATGAAGACATATTAATAAGAATTCAGAATTACCTGAACATACAT GTAAATGATGATGTTTCACATTTACTGCCTAACACAATATGTTCAGTGTGTAAGACTGAGTTGCAAAACattcaaacatttattcaGAATATCCAAGAGGTTGATCAAATATTACACAAATTGGCACTTAATAGCAATACATTTGAGGAATCTGATAATACCAGTGACTgcacaaattttaacaatagtttaaagtgtGAAAAATGTTCTGCAATATTTCAAGACACAAACTTATTTAATGAGCAcataaaatcacattttaacaCATCACAATATAATTGCCCCATGTGTTTAAAGTCTTTTACTAAACAGGCAAATTTCATTTGTCATAAGAAAAAacattctgaaatatattgCCATCAATGTGattcattttttgaaaacaaaatagacTGTGATGTTCATGTTTGTCAAAATAAAAGTGATT atgaaGTATCGGAGAAAGTATCCACTATGAAATATG aGTATGAAtgtgaaatttgtaaaaagaagTTTTCTAAAAGGAGTTATTTACAAGCTCACACTAACACTCATAAGAATCAATTTCCTTGTAAAAGAAAAGATTGCTCAGTCATTTGTAGTACTTCATATGCTTTAAAGATCCACGAAACTGACCATGAAGGGAGCAAACCATTTTTATGTGTTACTTGTG GAAAAtcatttcaaacaaaaaatttgttaaactgTCACGAAAAAACCCACTTAACAATTAAGGATTATGTTTGCAAACCTTGCAATCTCCAGTTCTCTGCAAGAAGTAACTTAAGGTGTCACGAAAAGAGTCATcatttaggaataaaattttattgttcaaagtgtACAAAATGTTTCACATCTAAGAATACTTTAGAGAGACATGAGAAAATTCATACTGGAGTAAAAGAATTCAATTGTGATCATTGCAAAGCTTCATTTTACACGAAAAAGGAGTTGCTTAAACATCAGAAATATCACGAG GGCATAAGGAACTACCAATGTACAGAATGTTACAAATCATTTTTTGAGAAACATCATCTAATCATACATCAGAGGATACACACAGGAGAAAGGCCATTTGTATGCCAAATTACTGGTTGTGATAAATCATTTATGGATAATCAGAAATTGAAGCGACACCTTAAGGCTAAGCATTTCACTTAA
- the LOC109609053 gene encoding oocyte zinc finger protein XlCOF15 isoform X2, with the protein MKYEYECEICKKKFSKRSYLQAHTNTHKNQFPCKRKDCSVICSTSYALKIHETDHEGSKPFLCVTCGKSFQTKNLLNCHEKTHLTIKDYVCKPCNLQFSARSNLRCHEKSHHLGIKFYCSKCTKCFTSKNTLERHEKIHTGVKEFNCDHCKASFYTKKELLKHQKYHEGIRNYQCTECYKSFFEKHHLIIHQRIHTGERPFVCQITGCDKSFMDNQKLKRHLKAKHFT; encoded by the exons ATGAAATATG aGTATGAAtgtgaaatttgtaaaaagaagTTTTCTAAAAGGAGTTATTTACAAGCTCACACTAACACTCATAAGAATCAATTTCCTTGTAAAAGAAAAGATTGCTCAGTCATTTGTAGTACTTCATATGCTTTAAAGATCCACGAAACTGACCATGAAGGGAGCAAACCATTTTTATGTGTTACTTGTG GAAAAtcatttcaaacaaaaaatttgttaaactgTCACGAAAAAACCCACTTAACAATTAAGGATTATGTTTGCAAACCTTGCAATCTCCAGTTCTCTGCAAGAAGTAACTTAAGGTGTCACGAAAAGAGTCATcatttaggaataaaattttattgttcaaagtgtACAAAATGTTTCACATCTAAGAATACTTTAGAGAGACATGAGAAAATTCATACTGGAGTAAAAGAATTCAATTGTGATCATTGCAAAGCTTCATTTTACACGAAAAAGGAGTTGCTTAAACATCAGAAATATCACGAG GGCATAAGGAACTACCAATGTACAGAATGTTACAAATCATTTTTTGAGAAACATCATCTAATCATACATCAGAGGATACACACAGGAGAAAGGCCATTTGTATGCCAAATTACTGGTTGTGATAAATCATTTATGGATAATCAGAAATTGAAGCGACACCTTAAGGCTAAGCATTTCACTTAA